ATTCTTCACAATCTAAGTCTCAAGTAATCTGTTGAACAAAGAAAAGAGTTAAAGAGCACAGACCTCAGGTGCAAGCCACCGATAGCCATCAGTTTCGTACTCTACGGCCTCGCCAAAGCTCTTACAAGCTGTAACTATTCCAATATCCCCCAAACATGCGTTGCCATGTTTATCCAGCAGTATTCTTTGTGCGTTAAGATCCCTATACGCAACACCATGATCATTCACAAACTTCAGCCCTTCGGCTATGTCAACAGCGATCCGCATTATCTGCTTGGTTTgaggcttcttgttcttcaacATCAGTTCATGGAGTGACCCGCCTTCCATCAGTTTCGTCACAACGCATAATCCATGATTCTCGTCGATGCAGACGCCGTAAAACTGCAGAATGCTCTTGTGTCCACACGTCATCAGCTCCAAGAAATCTTTCCGGATCTCAAACTCGTATGAGTTCCCCTTATCACAACCTTTTAGTTTCTCGATTGCCACCCTTTTCCCTCGGAAGATTCCTTTGAAAGAACTCGGTCCAATCTGATCACCAAACTCAAAACTATCGGAACTCAACAGCCATTTTCCGATCGCACTCCCACCTGATTGTATGGTCTGCCATTCATCTACTGATACAGCAAACGAAGAACTCGGAAGTGGAACTTGAAGCTGGATCACACTGTTCATACTCTCTACCCCTAGCCTATTACCATGTTGAATGGACTCTTCTTCAACACCACCAAGTTCCCCTACACCACCGTTCTGCTCTTGACAGCCACAAAGCCCGAAAGGGAGCTTAACGGAAGTCGAAGTCGGTCTTGGCTTTCTAGTCACAGACTTGAGGGCGTTCTCTACACGAATTTTAAACAAACTCTCTTGTCCAGACTGGTccagaagaagaacaacaccGAGAGTCAACCCTTTCTTCTCAAAGATCTGTATCTTCTTGCAGCTAATCGAAGCACCATCAAGAGCCCCCGACATGGTTGACCACGAAAGAGAAGAGTTACAAGCGAACGTGAGCCTGAGAACTGAGCCTCGAGCTCCTTCACTAGACACTTCTTGAATCATAAAGACGGGATTATCATCTCCAGAAGCTTGCTCTATCAGCTTCACGTGTAGAAAGACTTCCTTCATATCGAAACCAGCCTGACTATAACTGTTGAAAACAACCAAGCAACAATAATCAATACTCCATGAGTTTCCCTAAATAGAAACTACTAAATCTGAATTTACCTGAAAGGCAAGGAATCGTAATGCTTCTTTAGATTCGAAACGAGCTTCTCCGGTAACTGACTCCCAGGATACATCTTCGCGAGGTTCCTCACTACAGTAGCCCACAGTAGCTTCCTCCCGCCGCCGACATCCGCTCTCGGAGACggacctcctcctcctcctcctccgccgccgccgctCTGGTTGTTGTTGTCCCGAGCTGAATCGAGACTGAGCGAGTTCTTAAGCGACGCAATCGCGCCGGACACGTTGCGGCTGAGACGCTGAAACCGCTTCTGCATAGCGGACGAGCTCTGATCGAGAACCGGCGCGGATCCTTCGACGTTCAGAGCCGTCTCGGGGGGAGAGGTGATGAGCGACTCGGACCTGTCGTGAGTGCGCATGAGGACCTGATCCACTAGATCGTCGTCGAGAGCGTCTCCGGCTCCGGCGCGGCTTGACCAGCACTCCAGAGCTGCAGCCATTGTGTAAGGTGTTCGTTACTCTTAGGCAATGACTGTAGAGCTATGAGAGATGGAGTGTGTGTTGCTTCagatttcagatattttttttttttcagatttcaTCTTCGTTTGAGCGTTAAGTGAAAGAGAGTACGACTGCATTTATGTGAGACAAGTACGATTTTTGAGACGGTCTGCTTTCTCGATCTACTACTACTACGCTCCTCTATAATTTACTAGAGATCatctccgcgctacgcgcggaaaatggatttttattttttcatttgcGATAATTTTAGTGTGAAAAACTGATCTGTGCAAAATCAGTGATTGTGAGTTTTGTTGTCGtaaaaaaacattgaaaaagTTTAATTATCAAACAAAGTTTGGACAATATATGAGATAAATAGACTCTGATAAATTGGTATAGAATTTCCAAAAAGAAGAATGGTTGAAAAATTAAGCCCTGTAAAAATTGAATAGAAATCAgcgattaaaatgtaaaaatacatgttttgcatgttagaatataatttaagttgacTTACTTGATAGGAGTTACTTTGAGATTGATGATGTTGCATGGGAGGGAGAAGATATTATATCGTCTTGAACGTCTAAACATAAAGATATTATACCATCTTGAACGTCTaaacataagaaaacataagaaaacataaaatgttaaatttaaaattaacaaaccaGTTACATATTTATTTGAATGTGAAAACATAATTGTCTCCATACCTTGATACAATGTTAGATCGTTGAAAATTTTCTTGCAGACTATGTTCTTCGCCTTCAGAGCATGTGCATCTTTTCCTTGAATGACCTTCAAACCAGACTTGGTTGTAACACGTGAAAAGTCACATATAGTTGTCTATGAGTGAAAACCGGTTTTTGCAGATACAGAACGACCCCTTTAAGCTTTATCCTTGACTTTTATTTATCGTCATAGCATAACATAGTCTGATAGGAAACCGGTGCCTTCGCAAAGTAAACGGGAAATTTGTTTCAGGTTTGAGGAAGACGATTTGTGGTATGAGAACTCTTTTACCCACGTGTGAACCGGTGATAATTTTCGCTTCTAGAATTCCGGTGGCCCAAATAAGTGATAATTAACCGTGTACCATTGCATAAGTCTCCTTTCTGATTAATGTTCCGTATAAGCATAATAGGAGTCCTAATTTTGAGCGTGAGCTTATGAGAAGGCAAACCAGGAAAATCTAAAGAATTAAGATACTCAACTGCATATAAAGTTTCATTCTGTTTAGAATGAGTGTCTGATATCTCAAAGCTGTCTAAGCTGAGATACTCTGTTGAGACTCCATCTGTTTGGGAAATATTATAAGCGTTGATTTCATCAGTTAAAGGTTGTTTTACCTTTAACTTTGTAAGTTAAATGTATTCTGCTTTAAATCGATCATTTCGTCATCAATATGCtaaaagtaatattttgtaataaatattattattttataatatttttggattttgtacttatttttagtttaatttaatttattcaaataaaaattaaaatgaaaaaattggATATTCGAATACCAAATATACAAATAGATACATAGTGGATTGGATATAATAACTATTATCTCGACGATATATATCAGATCACAAATACTTTTAAAACCCCAAATATCCATcttctcaaatatttttctcttaCACGGACTTTTTTTTCATGACATGAtcggttcttttgaatctgtaggaataaaataattaatgagTTAAGCGTTAGTAAGGGCTGCTATTCAAAAATTTgtgagtttttattttaatatatatacacatacatatacatatattgaaACTGGTTATATTGTAAAgcaaatttaaaatcattagaaaagatattttcatattttataatcaaaattatataCAGAATTGTGAATAagatgaaaaaataattaaccaTTATTAAACttacaacttaatttttttttaaatgaaaattcacatttttttcttttatctaaAGAAGAAAGAACCAACTCcgtattttgtatattttaattgacTAAATAgattaattgatttaattaacTTTACGGTTATGCAGCCTTTGttaaatatagatataatattacattatattcctaacatatatatatatatataagagttGTTTTACCTTTAACTTATAAGCGTTGATTTCGTCGGCAAAACacatagtataattaattttttatgttttttcggAAGAAGATTTTATCAAAACAATTGGGTTTGACTTAATGTTTGGGTGCAAAATTTATGCCGCCAATCACGTTCGTCTAATGGTGGAATATTTATGGTACATTacgatttttaaaatattatgtttctatttttttatttggaggtgagcgtaaatttttttttggtaggcgatatatatttttaacattgcTTTAATGTTTTTTGGTCGGcgatatatttttaacattgcTTTAATGTTATATCGCTTAGTTTATTCAAACTTGAATTGTATTTCAAAACTTTGATTGCGTTAGTGTTGACATTAGTAAGGTAAAATATGTCCGTGATATGTATCTAATTGATCAGAGAAGGAGTGTTGCCTCAATTGTATAGACTCATCTGAAGGACAGTAGGCATTACAAAAAAAACGAAGTTGTTCTGTAGAAGCAAAgtctaaaataaccaaaaaagcATAGTCTTAActcaaactaaaataaaaaaggcgATCACTTAGCATGTATGAAATGAGTGGCATAAATTATATTTGCCATGTTTAGGACGCTTAGCCTTGCGTGATTCATCCCTGCTGCTGGTACTTCCGTCCGCATCATCAGCTTTGAATCCAGAGCCATCAATGACAATTGCAGAAGGCAAGGCAACTTCATCTTCCACATCATGTGAGATTTCAGTTGGAGTTGGCACAGGTGGCAGAACCTCTGGTGAGACAATCTTCGTAACGGTTATGGCCTGAATCTTGCCTGTCAAGTTGAGCTTAGACACCTTGACCCTGAACTTATGTGTTTGGCCAATGGTGTTGATTAATGCTTGGGGGACAGGCATCTGATGGCCAGCACCAAGGTCTTGATTAGCCTAAAACATTCGAGGAAGAATAAAGTTAGTTTTAGATGAACTGGGAGAGTGTTTGAGTTGATGGCTAGGTACCTCAAAGTAGTTGTTAACCAATTCTGCCGCATGCTTTCCTGTCAACTCACTTCCTGCATCACCAAGTAGGACAAAAACAGCCTGGTCATTTTTGTCATAGACAGAGATCTTTGCGAGATACCTGAAATAAAAGTAAACAGAAATCAAATTGTAGAAAATGAAACAtgatcatgaaaaaaaaaagatgaaacatGAAGTTGGGCGGTTAGAATGCACACTTCGCTACACCAGACACATTAGTTTTGCCGCACTTGGCGCACATTAACGAAGAAGAACCTCTGGTGGCCTTTGTTTGACAACCGCTGCAGCCAATATAGTACCATGTACTGTCACGCTTAACATCATCAATTGTTGCTATGCAGTCGAAAGAAGCTTCCTGCAATAGGTTAGAGGCAATTGAATCacatgaatatttttttcacaGAGTTATCTTGAGCTTGCATTTTACCTTGGCATTTTCCTGCTTGATGTAAGCATAGATCTGCCCAATTTTCATTGTCTCAGACCTAGTAACCTCATCTGCATTTACCCGCTTTGCAATCTCTGGGTTAGAAACCAACCTGAGACAATTTACAAAACATGAGATTGAAGGCTCACTCAATTGAGTCTGAACAGAACACTAATTGGAACTGACAAACACAATACTGTTGTCTCTACAGTGACTAACCATCTGAAGTAATCAATCGTGGGCTGAATATCTTTGTCTATAAAGACACGGGAGGAGGCCATCGAACTGAGAGCTAAATTACCTGTTCTTGTGGTTAACACATTAAAACACACGTTAGTGACACTATCATGAATGTCTGAAAGTTCGGAAAGTGAAGATGACCACATATCGCAGCTCAACTCAGTGTAACACAACAGCAAACAAACGCAACCTAATGCTTTCTGAAACAATCAAGCATTCACATTGTAATGAAAGTGTAATTGATAAAGGATGGATCATGGACCTGAGAAAATTGACCCaggttattttaattatattggaTCACAAACGTGTTGGATAACTTGATAAGTAAACAGTAGAGACCGAAGACAAACAGCATGGCAAAACATTAACGTTTGTATTATCAGTGGTTTGGTGATGATAGGGATTAATCGTTTGTTTTGTTCGGTGATGATAAGGGAGTAACTGATTACCTGCTATAACTTTTGGGTTAACGGTCGTGACCAAAAGAATGGTGGGAGTGTCTTCACTGGATGTGAATTTCTTGTAAAAGTCCTTTGCAGCCTGGTCCCAAAGGTAAAGCTTCGTAACAGGTCCActgtaaaatatttaaaacagaGAAAGATTTAATAAGCTGTCCTACGGAGTAAGTTTTGCAGTGCATTAGGGCGTCAGCCCAATATATAACCTTTATTTTATCACCAAACTAAAACAACTTAGctgatttattttgtaaaacagAACGTATGAGTATATGTTTATATCTATATGATTCAGATATATTGAAATCAATAACAAAAAGCGATCATATTACTAatctcatataaaataaaacatgaaaaaataCTAAACATGTATTTGGAGATGACATCGAGCTAAAATTATAACGATTGAAACACATACTCTTTTGATTGCAAATGAACCAAAATACGACGCGTGCTGATTACTTCGGCTTCGTCAAGGACGGGGCGGTCAATGAGAGACTGACCATTCACCAGCCTCAAGTGGCCAACGACATCTAAAACATTGTATATGAAGATTAGTAGAGAAGCCCCAATAAGAATCAATACGCAGTTTTAAAACTAAATGAGAGCAGATTTTACCGTAGAGATCGCCCCTGAGACCACGGTGAGCTTGGAAATCCTCATGTGTGTGGAACCTGAACCTGTCGGTTGGAAAAGAGATGGAGACGGGGATGTCGTCGAGAGGAGCAAGAACAGAGCCGTTCGAgaatgaaattgttaaattcTGATCAGCGACGCGGTAAATCTTCTTGCTTGTGGCAGCCAAAAAATTCTGAAGGGTGTAAGTTGGAGCACGAGAAGAGGAAATGAATCCTTGCATCACAGTCCCCTGCAGGAGTTGAAATAATTCAAGTTAAGCATGGTGGTTTATAATACAATGGAATGAAAGTTGAAGATTAGAACTTATACCTGTTCGTCGATGAGCAGGAGCTCTATCCCAATGAGGGTCCCATTCACTATATTTTTTTGCCTCCCAAAAGTGGATTACTCGAAATCGGAGCTGTGACTCTGATAGCCCTGGAGAGATGTCATTGAAATACATGGCGAGGGGAGCTTTTCCGGTGGTAAGCTGAGACTTTACGGCGGATTTCATtgctatagatttttttttttttgcagagtaGGTTTTTTTATTTAGGGTAAAATTAGGTTTAGGGATAGAGCTATATATAAGAGAAGTAAAGGGGAGATGGATCACAACATTGAAGACCATCTTTAACAGTGTAATTGATTGAGAACGTTGTGGGAAAAAAGGCAGGCGTGGGAGAAGATGAAGTGGAAAAGTCGGAGGTGGAAGACTCGGAGGAAAGCTTTTCTACGGTGGAAGAGAGATCATATTTGTGGGTATGATAAAATGGGCCGCAGGATAATCTGAACAATAAAGCCCATACGAAATCTGAACAATTGAGCCCATACAAAAGAAGGCATAATGACGTGTCAAAAAGAGAGTCTCTGATTGGCTAATTTTTCTGTCCAACGTGGACACTCTAAAAACTCTCCCTCAGTCccttttattattgtttgatttaattttattttcgtaaaatTATAATGTTCGACGAAAcaaatgttttttgtttaatttatttcggATAATTAGATGGATCTTAGTTGTGGAGGGTGGTCCCTGCAAACATAATTGTGTTTATCTAAATGATCATCGAatccatataaatacaaaaatgttCTACAATTATTAAAGTTATTCAAAAGAATTACAGTTATTAAGATTTAGGAATTTAGTTAGGACGAAAAGAAAGATTAATATTCACACTTggaaaaagttttaaaacactaaggatgatatttattttatttcatgctTGAGTCGTCTAAATGCTATGAGCGCAAATGGAAAAAAGAAATAGTAGAAGCGGACTATATTGTAGTTCTAAACATTTTAACTGATCTattccctatatattatttgaaaaacattgcaacatttttttgtaaccacgtgtcatcactagaatgattattaaaatcattagaaaaataggttggttcatctaaatatataataagctttttatcaaaccacaataaatacaatattaatgtgcttcattatttcattaaataagattacggaattgcctaatgtggctaaagtatatatgacaattaatgattttgaataataaagatttgataaaaataagtgtgtattataattatatttgtttaattttaagctattaaaataattatacaatcatagtaaccatataataaaaattttaaaaattatttatatattatattttgaatttttaaaaacgagtataaattactaaaactgttaaaaatttcacattcaaattttgtgatctaagatttaaaacttttgttatgacatgatacaaataattaaaaaatatataagttgaaagtctcatttaataagtatcaaaaataaaagatatataaatctatgtatcatttttaattaaactatatgccatataaaaatacataaatatcttaatttttaaatttactttgaacattttttgataaaaattttgaaaaaatattgacgacttaattttttaaaatgttataaattacgTAAACAATTAAtcccacagtgaaaattttgttatcactaatttagactttttgcgataacagatacaaatgataaaaaaaaatatgaacaaaAAACATCAtccaataaatattaatattaaaatatatcataagtatgttactatcatttaaatttaattatacatcatatcaaatagaaaaaatattttttcgatttataaaatttatttatatgtccgcactaatttaattatataagtagtagataatgactttttaattattcaatatatatttattatttcataatatgttataaacatataatatataaaataatttatatatataatattcattccgcgcaaggcgcggatcttaacctagtcaCATAGTATAATTGATGCAGTTACCTATAActttataaatgattaattagcagattcaatgaaaaaataaaaaataaaattataaaattgtaaaaatatattagcATAGTAATATATAGAATGATTAATTTAAGATAACCAATTATTTACCAAATGGAGtatatgatataaatatttattttagttttgatgaaattataatttatttatttacttaaaaaCAGAGTTCTGTATTTTGATGGGACAATGTTAGGCCCATTATTATTGGCCTTTTTATGACCATCGGATCAGGAAAAGGAAACGTAGTAAATAGACTGCATTCCGTCTTTAATCAAACGAAACGGCACGCGTTGTTCTCACCATCTGTAGCTTTCCCGGAGCGGATCTCTGTGATCGGAGGATCTGCAAGAGAAACACGCTACTCAATTCATATGGCTTCGACGAGCAGACCGAATCCTctcgaagaagatgatgacgaAACGGAAGAAGAGGTACGGCAGTTACTACGTACCATTAcctcctaaactctttgttttgTATTCATGGATCAGAATTTATCTTTTCAGGTGCAACATTTCGCTGACTTTACTCTTGCGTCTTCCTGGGAAAGGTATTCCACCTTCACAATTTGGATTATTTGTTCTCTAGAGTTTAGAATGTCACCACTAGCCACTTGCTTTTTTAGGTTCATTTCAGATATTGAAGCAATCTGTCGTCAATGGTTAGCCGATGGTCCCAAAAACCTCGTGGTACGTTTTGCTTTTCCAAATTATTTCACCTCATTAAAACTCACAATGGGTGCGTATGCGTGACCTTATAGCTAGTTTTACTATGTGCAATGATGGAACCAGACGTGTATTGTGTGAATTATACTTTCAGTTTGGTCATCGTTTGAGTGCAGGAAAAGGGTGCTGTTGCTATGGAGGATTCCAAGAATCTGTTTAAGGTTAAAAACGACTTGAGAAGT
The window above is part of the Brassica napus cultivar Da-Ae chromosome C3, Da-Ae, whole genome shotgun sequence genome. Proteins encoded here:
- the LOC111213277 gene encoding probable serine/threonine-protein kinase DDB_G0282963 — its product is MAAALECWSSRAGAGDALDDDLVDQVLMRTHDRSESLITSPPETALNVEGSAPVLDQSSSAMQKRFQRLSRNVSGAIASLKNSLSLDSARDNNNQSGGGGGGGGGGPSPRADVGGGRKLLWATVVRNLAKMYPGSQLPEKLVSNLKKHYDSLPFSYSQAGFDMKEVFLHVKLIEQASGDDNPVFMIQEVSSEGARGSVLRLTFACNSSLSWSTMSGALDGASISCKKIQIFEKKGLTLGVVLLLDQSGQESLFKIRVENALKSVTRKPRPTSTSVKLPFGLCGCQEQNGGVGELGGVEEESIQHGNRLGVESMNSVIQLQVPLPSSSFAVSVDEWQTIQSGGSAIGKWLLSSDSFEFGDQIGPSSFKGIFRGKRVAIEKLKGCDKGNSYEFEIRKDFLELMTCGHKSILQFYGVCIDENHGLCVVTKLMEGGSLHELMLKNKKPQTKQIMRIAVDIAEGLKFVNDHGVAYRDLNAQRILLDKHGNACLGDIGIVTACKSFGEAVEYETDGYRWLAPEIIAGDPENTTETWMSNAYSFGMVLWEMVTGEAAYASCSPVQAAVGIAACGLRPEIPKECPQALRTLMINCWNNSPSKRPNFSDIHSSLLRAMSR
- the LOC106383593 gene encoding uncharacterized protein LOC106383593, whose translation is MQGFISSSRAPTYTLQNFLAATSKKIYRVADQNLTISFSNGSVLAPLDDIPVSISFPTDRFRFHTHEDFQAHRGLRGDLYDVVGHLRLVNGQSLIDRPVLDEAEVISTRRILVHLQSKDGPVTKLYLWDQAAKDFYKKFTSSEDTPTILLVTTVNPKVIAGNLALSSMASSRVFIDKDIQPTIDYFRWLVSNPEIAKRVNADEVTRSETMKIGQIYAYIKQENAKEASFDCIATIDDVKRDSTWYYIGCSGCQTKATRGSSSLMCAKCGKTNVSGVAKYLAKISVYDKNDQAVFVLLGDAGSELTGKHAAELVNNYFEANQDLGAGHQMPVPQALINTIGQTHKFRVKVSKLNLTGKIQAITVTKIVSPEVLPPVPTPTEISHDVEDEVALPSAIVIDGSGFKADDADGSTSSRDESRKAKRPKHGKYNLCHSFHTC